In Prionailurus viverrinus isolate Anna chromosome D1, UM_Priviv_1.0, whole genome shotgun sequence, the DNA window TCTATTCTTTGGTCAATACCATACTGACACTgacttgattactatagctttatattAAGTCTTAGAGTCAGATATGTtagtccttcaactttgttcttttccattaatATTGTGTTGGCTTTCTGGGTCTTTTGTCTCTTTATATAAGCTTGAGgatcagtttgttgatatccacaaaattaTTTGCTGAGATTTTGgctgggattgtgttgaatctatagatcattaGGAAAAACTGACATCTTGCCAATCAATATTGAGTTGTCCTATCCATGGATATGGAATATCTCTCCACTTAATTAGTTCTTCGATCTCTTTCattagttttgtagtttttcctcatgtatattttgtacatattttgttatatttatacctatttcattttggggggtacTAATGTAaactatattgtatttttttacgtttatttattttgagagagagagagagaacaggagcaggggaagggcagagagagaataaaggagagaatcccaagcaagatccgtgctgtctgcatagagcccaatgtggggcttggtctcatgaaccgtgagatcatgacctgagccaaaatgaagaggcagccgcttaaccaactgagccacccaggtgcctctgtattgttttcaatttcactttAGATAGTATATATGAAAGCAATTGACCTGTGTATATTAACCTTCTATCTTGCAACCTTTGTATAGATCACTTAGTTCCaggagtttggggtttttttttgctaattcttttggattttgtaAGCAATCATATCATCTaagctgttttatttcttccttcccaatccgtagaacttttcttttcttgttataGCATTAGCTAGAATTTgcagtatgatgttgaaaaggaaGTGATGAGAAGATATGGTATCCTTGCCTTGTCCCTGGTTAATAGGAAATCTTCTGGATTCTATGaagtgtgatgttagctataggtttctGTAGACGTTCTTTATAAAGTTGAAGGATTtctcctctattcctagtttaccaagactttttatcataaatgggttTTGAATtgtgtcagatgctttttctgcatctattgatcatgtcatttttctttagCCTGTTGCTGTGAtagattttgttgatttttcaatGTTCAATCAGACTTGCATACATGAGGTAAATTCCACTTGGTTGTAGTTGAACttacatcttttaaatttttttttttttcaacgtttatttatttttgggacagagagagacagagcatgaacgggggagggacagagagagagggagacacagaatcggaaacaggctccaggctctgagccatcagcccagagcctgacgcggggctcgaactcccggaccgcgagatcgtgacctggctgaagtcggacgcttaaccgactgcgccacccaggcgccccgaacttaCATCTTTTAATACTAACAATAAAATCAATAAGTTTAGGTTAGGTTCGTAGGTTCAAAAAAAACGTTTTGACTAGCCAAAAAACCCATtaagagctcctaaaaccttggccttattaatttaatgtaatttaattatcATTTTGCCAAGAATTTCTTAGAACAAGCACTCCTTCATGGttttttttacatgaattttaatctatttgtcaaaataatatttgtatactTTCAGGGCCACATCAAAGTACccatacattttctctttctccctttttctccacacacacacaatttagtaccaatattttataattaaactgTCATAAAACAGTAGTCTCATAACATGATACCAAATGTCTTTGTATCTTTGAATGTATTATGCAgcaaatgaaggaggagagaaaagttAGGAGACATAGATGTACTGGTAAgtgtttcaaaaattatttttattgttacatTCCAAAGAGGACGTCCAAAGAAAAAAGCCAGTTATCCAATAACTGTTACACATTTCAGAAGGAGGCCCCCAGAACCCCAGAACACACTAGAGCTCAAACAGCTGCCTCTCCACCTGACCGGAAATGTTGACAAAGGTGTGTATGTCACCAATCCAGAGAGGCTTGGGGTAAAAGAAAATTCCTTTATTGCAAGTGTCCAAGTTCTTAGGATTCATCCTTAAAGATACTAGAAGAAGATGAGAAAGACCACACACACCAGACTATGTTTAGTCATTAGAGTAAACTAGCAAATTGCTAGTTTGTCCTAGGATGCATTGCATCGGACATCACAGTACATGaggaaaatctgcattttatGAAGAGCCACCAGGTATTTCAGATCCACTTTACCATGAAGTGCAGCCACAGGCGAACCAGGTACCTAGATAATATAGTCAGTGCAAAATTCAAATGGGTAATTCAGGGCTTTGATGAGGCTGGCTACActgcaaaatataaatgaaacttgaaaatagAATGTTAAGTCTATTTACAAAAGTGTGTTTAGTAAAGTGACTTGAGAAAAGTTAAGCTAACCACTTCCCACAcatccctccccgcccctgccagaaaaacaaaacagaacaaaacaaaacaacacctgAAAATTATCTTGAAAACCAAGTTAAAACTGTGTGGTGAAAAAGACAGTGTTTGTTCCAGGTAAAGGACTTCAAGATAATTTACAGGCagacttattttttattagtaaaaGTCACAAATAGGAAAAAGGTTTATTGGTTGACTTTGAGgtgtgtgcttttaaaaatgtctgtattaATACcttaacaagaaaagaaaataccaagcacATTTTTGTTTCCAATGCTGAATTTCCCAGCAAGAGTTGGTGAAATCAACAGGGtattaaaacaaaacccaggaatactcagtcaattttttttttcagttgtctgCCTTATTTCTTTCTAATCACCTGCAGTATGATTTCCAATTAGCTGAGGACAACATGACGGTCAAAGACGGATTTTCGCTGCTCTTGAACTTGAAGCTTCCAGCGCTGCTGGGCATACTCTACCTTATTCAGCACATTGGCTCGACTGCGGGAGCGGGCTAGCACATCGTGGGCATTTGCAAAAGGTTGGTGATCCTGAAAAGTCCAGGAATGGAGAACATCAGAGATGGCATGATagtgtgaaacacacacacacacacacacacacacacaactgccaTTATCCAGCCACAGAGATAGGAGCAGCTGGACTTTACAAACAACAGACCATCTCTTTGACCAAGCACTCCTAGGCACCCAAGTGCCAGAAGCAGGATGAACTCAACTACAGTAATAGGTGGTTCAAGTAGTTTGAGTGATGAGGAGGTATTTGTGAAACGTTTCCTTGAGTCACCATTTCCAAAGACATTTCCCAGAAGAAGCAGGGACCAAGACAGACAGTGGTCATTTATGTTAAAGACAAGCTTTCCCTGACAAGTAGGGGAAAGAAAATCCATTTCCACATTAATAGCTACCTGTTACAGATATGAAAAGCAGGACTTCTCCCTGTTTTATTCAATACTATATAGCTAATCTTACAGAGGAAAGACTTGTCATTTAATTTCCTGACTCCCATTACATTAGAATCGTTAACTTGCCAGCTTGGGGCCACATTCATCCTTGGGAGAGGAGTTGACAGGATCTTATCTTGGCTGGTTTTAATATTTCCCTGCATCTTTAACACATACACTAAATGGACTGGTTTCCAAAATCCTTTTCATTCCCCCTCCCCGAGTCTGTAAGGAAAAGAGACATAGCTCAAGTGCTACAATTACCATCTATTACCAAGGACAGTAGGAATTATTACTTCAGCCTTTTTATTTGATAAGTACTTGAATCTTTCACTACTGCGCACTCAGGGGCTTCCATGTTAGTTGCTGCTTTTGGAAAGAAGCTACTGAAGGGTTACTCAGGTACCTGTGTAGAAAACCAAGCTATCCTGGTGAAAGTAAACCAATGCCACTGATGTTTGTAGTCATTACACAGGAAACCACTATGCTAATCTATCTATGGATTTGATATAAACACAGCTGCCTAAATGACAAAAAGCATTCAATACTAGTtcattgcttttgtttgccttttccTTGATCTTCTTCCTGAACCCTGTGTTAGCAAAGCTTCTAAATGTTCCAACATAGGATCCAAGTCACAAGTTGTACCTCTCTCATTAAAACTTGcctcaaagaaagaaatattgtttTGCTGTGCACGTTTGCAAAAGCTCCATTATATATCCAGGGCGGGAGTCAGCACGTCTATAGAAAGCTATCCATAACCACATTAACTATATATACAACTTTCACTATGTGGAGTTATAACACCTGGTCTTCTTTTTATAGAAAGACACTTACACAATGTCTACATTTCAAATACATCAAAGAGTTTTCTATAAGGAATCtttttccctgccttctctgccAAAACCGCCTCAACTTTTCACTTACTTTAGGTACCAGCTTGTTACAACAAAGGCAAAAGGCAAGCCCCctgcccctttaaaaaatttttaacctggggcgcctgggtggcgcagtcggttaagcatccgacttcagccaggtcacgatctcgcggtccgtgagttcgagccccgcgtcgggctctgggctgatggctcagagcctggagcctgtttccgattctgtgtctccctctctctctgtccctcccccgttcatgctctgtctctctctgtcccaaaaaaataaataaacgttgaaaaaaaaaaaaataaataaataaaatgtttaaaaaaattttaaccttacaaatgaaaataataaaaacatattccataaagttcaaaatgtttcaaagatttaagaaaaaaggtCAGGAAAGAGGAAGGCTGAAGTTGTTTGATTACTTGAAATACACTGACCCGAGGTCATCTAACAAGCAAACACAAGGCTTACCTCACCTAACCTTGACTTGGTGTTACATCATCTCTACACACTGATTTTGTCCAAGTAGATTAAAATGACTCTATGGGAATATGGTGCTTCAATGAACTTGTATATAAAATAGTATTACCATTGGTTTGTTTTGACATAAACAAGAGTGGGAAGAAGGATATACTTTATCAGCAGAGCAGCTCTCAATTTCATAGTCCTGTTATCTACCCTTCAAGGTAGGGGGAGAAAAACCTTTCTAAGGGACAAATTTAAAGGACTAAACAAACCAGTTAATCCTTCTGGTCTGTTCTCCACCTATCAGAACAAGATTGAACTAGCTGCTCATGGTCATGGATGCTGGGAGAATGCAAATAGAGATTTACCCCTTTTATATGTTTGTTCTTTTTACACCTgataaaattacaataaatacaaaacatgTTTTAATGCAATGCTTTGATAACAGCAATGATGTGTCATGGATACATGATACGATAAATATTGTGACTACTTGCAGTGAGCTTCTTAACTATTTGTACTAATTCTCACTTGATTTAAAATGCTCTACAgtgaacaaaaatggaaaaaataaaagaatttaacagaatttaataaagcatttttaaaagcacataaaTAGTAAAGAACCCTCATGATAGATAAGCAACAATTGTAGGAATTTAAATTTAGCTTCTTTTTGTACAGAGTTGTTACCATAAATTCACAGCTGGAGGTTAGAaaacctttctctctgcccagaatCAAGTCAATAGATATCCAAGAGTCAGCCAGACATCTCAGAGAACATGTTTTCAGTTAACATATGCACAGAATCAATCACTGGTGAACAAAATGGTTATTAAGCACATTACCCTACCAATCACATGACTTTCCTACATGTTTTCTTCTACGCATTTGTGCATCCACTTCTTGTATGTTCTATGTGTGTTACATTATTTCTAAAATCAGGAGCCAGATATTTTATACTGCAAAGAATATAGTTTTAAGTCAGACTTTCTATCTGGGTGCCTATTATGAAATGGTTTATGTGGCCTTTAATACATAACATTTTCATGTTAGTTCCCAGCTGGGAGTGTTTTGCCCCCCAGGAACATTTGCCAATATCCGTGGACATTTCTGATTATCATGATTGGGATAAAGGGTGCCACTGGCATCTAGGGGGCAGAGGTCAAGGACGCGGCTAAGTACCTTACAATGGACGGGAGAAtaccccacaacaaagaattatccaacccaaaatgtcaatactgttGAGGTGGAGAAAATCTGTCATATGTGAATGAAAAGTAACATGGGAACAGTATTTGAGACTCTAATGCTTCTGGTATACAACCTCCTGTGCTTCTAGCTCTCTTGTCCCGTTAGCCCCGTATGCCTAGTTTTTGCCCACATCAGATCTCCAGTCTTGACCTTTCTCCCAGCCTATCACTCCCTGCCTTgaattcttacaaaataaataggCGTTTgttacatgtttaaaaataaaaggtggaAACGTACTGTAATTAGTCATTTcttttatgtgtctgtctctgtttcattCATCTCTTTATTCCTAGTCCCTAGCAGAGGACCTGATACAGAAAAGTTACTCATTATGTATTGGTTGAATTAATaaggaagcaaggaaaaaagAGGCAGAGGTGTTTCTATGAAAGTTCTTgacaaaacataaatgaaatcttgcccaAATCAGTTAAGTATTCATAATTGATATTCATATGATAATGTATTCATTGAAAAGTAGGCTCTGTTTGTAGTTATAACTCAAGTCATCTAGTCAGGATATCCTCTTCCCATCTTTTAGCAACAAGTCCACAAGCAATTCCAGAGTAAAAGGACTTCTGACTATGGTTGGCAAGGGCTCACGCTGGCTTAAGCTTTTGGGATTGGCTCTTGAAACTGTTGAATTTTACCCATTTTAAGGAACATAGGCCAATAGAGTAAtccaaaataaaagtaatttctgaaaatatgtacatatagaagaatgaaatagtagaaaatttggaaagaggCCCAAACAGGataataacaaaacaatataATTCTCTAAGTTATACTGAATAAATAACAAGTCTGTGGAGTATGTTCATTACTAGACATTTGTGAATGAAGTAATGTTAACATAAAAAGGAGACCACAAACTAATTTACACACATTATACCAAgtatatgtacaaatataaatgtgttttGAAGACAGGAAGAGAATTGAgaatgatagttttattttccttcaaagatcagagatttttttttttagaaggagggaaaaagaaatataaaacatcagCAGGTTATCAAGCTGCACCTCATTAAGAAAAGAACATTGTCTTCATGCTTCCCTTCACTAAAGCCTCTGCCCTCTAATATATTTGGTCATGCTGACAGGAAAGGTATTCAGGCAGGAGCTTGGGGAGAAATCTATCTCAGAAGCTTTTCTCAGTGTAAACAGGGAAAGGCAATGAAGATTGTGCCCTTGATACTAAAGGGCAAAGCCTTGCGCAGCACACTCACCAAGTTTAAACTACCATATTGATGGCTTTACAGAGCAATTTCCTCATGAAGAGACATATACTACAATCAGACCAGTCCTTAGCTTCTCTATTTGAGCATCTGCTCCAGCACATGAACATCTATATGCGACCATTTTTCACTTGCTCTTTGTATCAGGTGAGGACAGAGACTGGCCTCACAGCTAGGGCAAGCCAAGTACTTACCCCAACATCATCATCGCTCTGTATCAATTGTGAGTGTCCAAACAGGCGTCTCTTCAGTATGGGCTCAACAAGGGTAAGATATACCATGTACAGAAGTAGAAGGCCCAAAATGGAGAGATAAATTATAATGGTAacctgaaggaaattgaaaataagtTAATCTCTATTCAAACCAAGAAATCAGAATTTTGTGTAATAATGACACCACAGTGAAGACTGATTTTTCAGCAAAGCATATAGGATTCTTATACAAACCAGATTCCAACATAAACAAACTCAACTCTTCACCAAAGTATTATTTAAATAGAACGAGGAAAGTAAGCATGTTGTCTTTGAGATCTTTTTGCAAGTTTTCAAAACTCTGTCTTCACCTACTGATAATCATCTGTCAAAGCTGCTAGCACACAGTTTGCTTTTTTCACCTGAAGATGGTATCCTAGATTCAGCAGCACTGTGTTAAGACAACTTAAAGGAACCCTTACAAAAAATGTAATTCAGATGAATTTCAACAGAATACTCTTTTAGATCAATTTAGATATACAAAAATACACTTCAGGTCAGTGATTTCCCTGAGATCTTAATTTGTATCCCGTCAAAAAGTACAGCCTCTGGAATGGCTATAATGAAAGATAGACAGTGCCAAATGTTAGCAAGAATGTGGAAAACgtgaaccctcatacattgctggtggcaatgtaaaatggtacaaccactttggaaaacattccaGCAGTctcttaaaagttaaaataaacttATCTCTCTAAGGAATCTACCTGAGAGgaaaacatatattcacacaaaGACATGTGCACAGATATTTAtgacagatatttattatttattcataataatcaaaatgtggaaataactcaaatgtctatcaactaatgaatggataatgaaagtgtggtatattcatacactAAATGCTATTCagtaagaaaaaggaattaaatactGATAACGTGCTAgaacatggataaaccttaaaaacatactaagtgaaagaaaccagccacagaagaccacatattgtatgattctattcatatgaaatatccagatCTGTAGAGACACAAAGCAGAATAGTGATTGTCAAGGGCTAAGGTGTGGGAATAAGATTAACTGTAAATAAGCATGAGGgatctttttggggtgatgggaatGTTGTAACActaaatctaaaaattttttttaattgttttaaatttccccaaatttattcAATTATACACTTACAGTGAGTGACTTTCAGGGTCACTCATGTGTAATTACACATCAAAAAtttagttgaaaaataaaaatgtacagtgAGGATTTCTCTACTGGATAGCATCCTGCTGGAACAGAAACTCTCCCACAGAAATCTTTGTAATTGTTACACTGACCACCCCAGATTCTTCATGAAGTCTTTTCTCAGGGAAAATGAATAGGAAGTTCCATGTAAAAAATTGGGGAGGAGAACTGTTAGCCACCATAATAAAGTAATTTAATTCATTAGAGGTCCAAATGGTGAGGAGAGTGACCTATATTCTATTTcctataagaaataaagaaaggaaatcttAGAATCCAGAAGTGTTATTTCTAGAACAAAGTAGTCtattatacaatttttttccctaaggGTTGAGAAGGCAGGAAGAAGAGGGCCTAGTCATGCTGTGCTTTTACTAGCTTCTGGCAAACATGGCCCACAAAAAAGCCAGGATATGTTTTGGGATATACATGTAGGGCATTTTTGTGCCATTTCATATCACACCTATGTAACGTGTCCTAATAAACCCACAACGTATCTCAATgaggtgggcagagagcaggCCCACTGTTCTCTGGGGTTGATATTGAGGGTGAGGAAGGAAAAGTGTTCGCGGGtggtgaggaagggagagaagaacagTACTTGAGTGACTAAAATAGAATCCAGATGTCCAAAATTTTCTTACTTGTCTAGATACCATGAAGAACTATTCCAGAAgcaaaaaagatgaattttttttttttttttttttttttaccttgatcGTAACAGAGCTTCTTTCCTCGTACTTGCATTCACAGCGTAGACAGTATGCTTCTACATCAGGCCCGCGCACAGGCATGGGATCCACAACATGAAGGCAATCGctgaaaaaacaaagataaaaatactgCATCAGGCTACCTGGATGTTCTACTTGTACTGATCGAAACTTTCCTGAAATCCAGAATAATCACTGACCTTACCCAATTACAGAATTTAAGGAACAACCAATAAGGGAAGTGAAATCATTTGCTTTCTCAATATTAGCAATTTAGTGAGATTTAACAGCCTAAGAATCATAAAGACATATATCAAGTAGCCATTTTCAAAAGTGCTGCttgttggagcgcctgggtggctcagtcggttgagcatccgactttggctcaggtcatgatctcgcggtctgtaggttcgagccccgcattgggctctgtgctgacagctcggagcctggagcctgcttcagattcttgtctccctctctctctgcccttcccccactcatgctttgtctgtctgtctctctctcaaaaataaataaacattaaaaaaagaagttaaaaaaaaagtgctgctgTTAACAGTTAAAAATCCCAAAAGGCATTGAAAATTACTTAGCATATCAAGTTATATTTAGACTTGTACAGTTACCAAGAAAAACTGCTTTAAATGATTTAAAGTATCTTGGGGCATTGTTCAAATATGAGATATCTCTTTTATGAATGAATTTAGTCTTAACTGCCACAGTGTGGTATCTGAATGGCTAA includes these proteins:
- the TMEM9B gene encoding transmembrane protein 9B, whose product is MATLWGGFLRLGSLLSLSCLALSVLLLVQLSDAAKNFEDVRCKCICPPYKDNSGHIYNKNISQKDCDCLHVVDPMPVRGPDVEAYCLRCECKYEERSSVTIKVTIIIYLSILGLLLLYMVYLTLVEPILKRRLFGHSQLIQSDDDVGDHQPFANAHDVLARSRSRANVLNKVEYAQQRWKLQVQEQRKSVFDRHVVLS